The genomic interval gtcattgttgggattagggttttgcccaaagatatgagtacaggttagagtgtgtgtgtgtgtgtgtgtgggaaaaCCTCCATCTTCTCCCCTAGCTATCTTTCTGTGGGTGTATGTCCTTGTGTAACACACGGCACCAGCCCCACACTTTGGAGGCTCTTCGGCTGCACCAGGCATTAACCATTAACCGGAGAGCATGAGCGTGAGCGAGGGAGGTCCATACAGCATATGCTGTATATATATTGCTATGATGTGTGCTGCAGTAGGCTTTCACCGGACACCATGAGGCTGCTGgtgttgtttgtgtgtgtgggagctGCTGGTAACAGAAAAGCTTATAGACCAGAATAATGACTTGTCATTCAAACTGCTGCAGGGTGTTTAGCTGAAGGGGATCATGCTGATTCGTTAGACTGTGCTGTGTCCACTGTGAATCACTTAAATGCTTATTACAGTAATAAGGCAGCATGCACTAGCCATAGTGATAAATATATGCTTAAATGATAATGCTTTTGTGATACAGGTTGATCACCATAGAGACTGGCAGCGCCGCGTTCCCACTCATTCAGTGTCTCATGTTTCAGGGGCAGTGCCTCGAGAGGATGGCAGGATCATTGGGGGGTACGAGTGCATTCCAAATTCCAGGCCCTGGATGGCCTCACTGAACTATGGCTACCACTTCTGTGGGGCGGTGCTCATAAATGATCAGTGGCTGCTCTCTGTTGCTCACTGCTGGTACAAGTTAGTATCATTTGAAATTGGAATTTGTTCTGTTTAGATGTCCATATCTGTTCTTTTGCTTTTGGTCATTGCCGCTGTTAGGTATTACATGCATCTTCATTCATAAAGTTTTCTGATTTCTTTGTAGATAGTATAAAGTAATTGTATGTGAGGCATTGAAATGACAGTATACTGAAAGTGTAATAAAACTCTAGCTTTTAAAAAGCTAATGAAAAGTCTGTACCCCACACTCTGACTCATTTCAGCCCTTATGCCATGCAAATCATGCTCGGAGAGCATGACCTGCGAGTGTTCGAGGGCACCGAGCAGCTCATGAAGACCGACACCATCATCTGGCACCCAAGGCAAGCACATTCGATGCCAGCCCTCGCTCTTGCACTGTACGGTCATCCAATCCACTGCCAATCACCAATGTTAACTGTAAATTCTCTGATCCCCTTGTCAACCAATCGTCCACTCTAGCTACGACTACCAGACTCTGGACTATGATATCATGATGATCAAGCTGTTTCATCCAGTAACCATCACTGATTCTGTGATGCCCATCTCACTACCAGTGGGCTGCCTGTATGCAGGTGCAATGTGCTCTGTGTCGGGGTGGGGCGACAACAATTCAGAGGCCGGTGAGCAAACGGAGCACTCAACCCCCAGTGTCTCACTCTTTCCCTTAGTTATTTTCTTGTGATGTGGtcccatttacatttatttgcagAGATTCACTCTTTGACTTACTGCTTTTGTTGTGAAGTGTACAGAGATTCATTCTTTCCCTCCGTGCTTTTGTTGTGAAGTGATGCCACTTACATTTATGTATGGAGATTCACTCTTTCCCTTAATGCTTTTATTGTGAAGTAGttccatttacatttatgtacCAAGATTCACTCTTTCCCTTTGTGCTTTTTTGTGAAGTGGCGCCATTTACATTTACGTACAGAGATTCATTATTTCCCTTAGAGCTTTTGTTGTGAAGTGGTgccatttacatgtatgtaccAAGATTCACTCGTTCCCTTAGTGCTTTTATTGTGAAGTAGTtccatttacatgtatataccAAAATTCACTCATTCCCTTAGTGGTTCCATTTACATTTGTGCTTTGTTGTGACAGCAGTcatattgtgtttcagaggcaggctgtTTCTTTAACCAACAAAAAAAGTTTTTCaagtcccctcccccaccaaaaaataaataaataaaatactgaaGTTCCAGAAAAGTACCCAGCTGGTTTGATACTTTAGGTGCTGGACATTTGCTACTGGTACTCAAAAGTGTGCTagcttaaccatttcaaaacctcttctAAAGTCAATCCAGTATTTGAAGTAATCATTCAATAAACCTATGAATTTGTTGACTGAACTACTAATGTATCATGTTTGTTTAATCAGTACCTCATAAATGTGTTTAACTAAGTAAATTAATTATGCAAGAGGACTaatggtgaaatttaatgaacacgtggaatggctgaggtgtccCAGAGGAGAGGGCCAGGAATTGAAATGTTCATCTAGctatccaactagatatcagtcacttgtcaaaatgtgtttcagTCTGAGCAAATACATACTTCCTGCATAGATAAATAGCTTTATACATAATTTCCTTTGCCTATTTAAGAGTCTAAGGTAATTAGTGCCTGGTAATTAGTGCCAGGACTGTCTCCTGGGGCTGTGTTGGCATCCTCTCACATCTGATTTCCTGTGTCTTTCCCAGCCACTAGCCTGCAATGCCTGGATCTGCCAATTGTGGATAATAAGGACTGCCAGAATTCGTACCCCGGCATGATCACCCGCAACATGCTGTGTGCCGGCTTCATGGATGGGGGCCGAGATGCCTGCAGTGTACGTAGGGAACCCACAAACCCCATGccagtcagcagtgctgagcaCTATTTCAGGACCCCCTCAAACCCCATGCCAGTCAACAGTGCTGAGGCCTATCTCAGGACCCCCTCAAACCCCATACCAGTCACCAGTGCCGAGCAAACCCCAAGCTCCACAGGTGGTGGACTGCATGGGAAATGTAGTCACTCATTTAATGAGcacacacacaagggcaggACTCAGACTCACAATGCTCTTGTCACTCAGGCTGAAGCTGTCATTGTCCTCTTATGCAGCTTACAAGTTCAGTTAGATAGTCCTGCTCTTATCAGGGCCTCCGTCCACCCATGTCTACTCAGTTGTAAGCTCACTTAGTCTAATTAAACAAACTATATCAGTAATGCAGTGTAGATTTACTGCAGCACTTGTTGACAGTCATTACGCTTGCCTTCTTACCCTCTCTTCTGGTCCTTttcctttctccctctctcacatTTCAGGGTGACTCAGGCAGTCCCCTGGTATGCTTTGGGGAAGTACACGGGCTGGTGTCCTGGGGTCAGGGCTGCGCTCAGCCTGGTTATCCTGGAGTTTACACCAAGGTGTGTGAGTTCCTACCCTGGATCAAGAACACCATGGAGGGCAACTGACGCACTCCTGTCAGCTTTCCTCCCATGTCTCTCCCAGTTGGCTGACTTGGCCTCTTATCTTGCTAGCTATTGGGTCCATAGTATCACAATTTTACCCTATGTGTCTGTAGTGCTAATAGCATCACACTTTACCCTTTGTGTCTGTGGAGCACTcttaaaacacaataaatttGTTACCAACCCTATCATTGTAAATGTGGTGTCCTCTAAAAAAGAATTTATCTCAtagtcaggtcaggttgggagAACCTCGGGATCTCAGCTGGTGACCCTCAAGGCTGACACACAGTCCAGTTCCACACTCCAGAAATGCCCATCTACCTGCTGCAACCAGGTGTCACTTGGGCATCCCCTTGGGCTCTTGAGTCCTCAATACTGAGGATCCTACAAGTTGGATCACTCTTTCGGGAACATGTGCCACATgtccgtagtgccgtaactgatgctccctcacagTGCAgctaatgtgcctcattcgggactcccttgttcaacacaaagtcaagcTAACAGTACCCATGGACTCTCCAAAGAGACACGGTACCGAATGAGTTCTTTCAGGAAGACTTGAACCTGAAGGAAGACTTCATTCTGTGAAGTCTCAGAATGTCACACAGGGCAGCTCAATCAACTTAGTTGAACACGTCATGAAAATTGCCAAAGTCTACAAAGAAACTCTACCGATATTCATGTTTGCGTTTGATGAGAACACTCAGTGCCAGGATGCGGTTGATGGTAGAAAACCAGAATGCTTTGGTCACTGGAaggcaagcaagtgatcatGGATTCTGttgaggatgaccctagcaagggcAGTATCTCCCTGTAGCCACAGTCCAGGCATTTCACCATTCCCATTTCAGATAGTGACAACAATGCTTGCGATGTAAGGAGGATGCCAGAAGTACAccccggataccacagatccctgtgcCCTTCCCTACCACCACCTGGTTCACTGCTCGTGCAGTCTCAGTAAGATTGTGTGGTTCAAAGCTAATCAGAGATTCAGCCTGAAGAAGCATGCACCCAGAGATATCCAACATCCTAGCTGGGGGATCAGCTTTAAAAAGCAGCTCAAAGTTGCTAGCCTAGCAGGTCATAATTGCAGTGTCATCCGTAAGGAGCATTCCATCACCTGCACTGACTGCAATGTCTGAGGAATAGATTCGGATGTGTGTAGTActttgattcctctgtaagTAGGACATGGGTCGCTAAACCATAAATGGTGTCACTTGCTCAGAGTTTCCACTAACAaacgcctccttatctgccctctgAGCTCTCGCAGCCATCCTTCTCAATTCCCAGTTCAGATTGGAGTTGCCATCAAGCCATGCATAactcctctcgataatatccagggtgccctacGAGATGCACCTGCACCTCCTTCTGGAAACATCAGTAACACCGAAGCAACCCTCAGCAATTTTCATGTCTTATCACAGAAAGTCTCATACATCACACATTAGGATCAGCAGTCACACCCAAGTCTGTAACTTCCTCGCACTCCTTCGCCACACCACCAGTACTGGAATGCTAAGTTGAATGATGCAGCTCAGGGTGCTGGAATCAGGACCCATGTAGCGGGTGACGCCTCAAGACCACATCAGCTCTGAttcccaacaggcctgaccctacTGGCTCTCTGGCAGTTTCAACACTTCCCGAGGGATTTCCCCTATCCACTTCATGATGCCTGCAGCCTTCCTGTAGGTGCGTGCATCAGTGCTGATCCCATGGAGAGCAGAAAGGTGTCGTGTCTGCTTCTTCGGAGCTGTGCAAAGTCGGTGGCTGAACCGTAAAAGTGACACAAAACAACAAATTCCAGAGATATGTGCCACCCACACGTACAGGCATTAACCACTGATATAATTTGCTTTTATAATAATACTTTATATATAACATTTAGTTAGTTTACAGAGGCATACTGTTTCATGGTATTTCCTAAATTTATCaccaaaacaaataatacaCTAAAAACATTCAACGCCTTTATTTTTTAAGGAGTAACAGACTAATATCCAAAACTCTAGTTTTGTacattttatgacagaacattTAACTATCGCTTTTGTAAGTAGTTAGAGGTTTATAAGCCATAAGTATAAACTCAGtagtaaaataataattataatggtTAACTTGCTGTGTACTATGTGTATTAGAGCCTATTGTTATGGAGTCCTGGGACAGAGGAAAATGTAGCTCTTTCCAATCCCACTGGTGTCCAGCCAGATCCCTGCACTCTTAAGAGGACATGGTTCGCTCCATTTCTCTGCGATCCTTTGGCCTCTTCTCCCTCTCTTGGCCCACAACCGATGACCCCATCCACAGAGCACCACCTACTGGAGATGGAGGGAAGGACTTTGTGCTCAGTGGTGCAATGGAGCAGGCCAGAAGGTACCAGCTGCACTGTTATCAGTGAGATCATACTCTGAGCCCAGCAGATGTTTCCCGTCTGATACTCACTGGTTCTTCCTGACTGGGAGGATGAAGGCCTGTTTGACGCAGGGGACGATTCCTCACTAAGGAGACACGTGGGTGGGGGGAGTCATTGAAGAAGTTGACATTTAAATGTGGTcacctgctctcctgcttcatgAACAGGCATGCTAGCATGGAAGAACTGAGAGCTAACTTGCTAGTCTTGATGATGTGACTCACCCACATGAACTGACTCGCAGTATGGGCGGGGGACCCCAGATGGTGTCCTCCTCACTGCTGCAGCTGTCGTCCGACACACACCTGAGAACGCACAACCATACAACTCACATTGCTGTCCATGACAACCAGACCCCACCCCTCTCACAAGCTAATGACATCCATACTGGAGCACTGGGCATACATGACCATAACTCATCAAGCTTTCAGAAGAGAATAATACACAAAGGGATTAAAACACTCCTGAGGTGGTCTTAGTTTGGTTAGTTACAGGGGGGTCTGAGTTTGTTCACATATGCACAAAAATGCTGACTAatcactctgagttcattttgaGGGCTGAAAGGGATCAAGCATGAAAACAGCCACTGCCTCTTAaggtcaattcatacttcactCTTCTAGCTTTCAGCTGTGAACTAGGGAACGTGACGTAACTTTCGTCATGAGGGATTGGCTATGGATGACTGCACGTGTAGCCCAGGATATTATGTTTAACAGAAACCATATGTGTCCGTAAGCATCGACTAAGCAGGTGCTACATAATTGATTACCAATAGGTGGCAGTGTGGACTTTCACAGATAAACTGTCAATGATGAAAGAGTAGAGGAAGaataattattgttgttgtaaTAGTTATGATGACCAGCCGAATGAGATGGGTCAGAGGTACCTGCAAATCTAATTTTTCATGCagtccagacattataccaatgtatactgtatattttaaaaagccgcACCTTACAGCATTTTGTAATCTTGGTGATAAAAATCTCAGAGTGGCTAATTTTGTTGTAAATATTTCAGTATACTTTGGAATGCCATATTACTGTAGTACCATCCGAGTCACaactaataattttaaaattattgaTAAAAGTTTACCCATTGTACTACAATGCTTGTATctgtgtttgttgcaatacatctgccctctgctggtctggtggaatatcactacTGTATGCATACGCCAACCATGACCATCCGCATCCTCAGCTAAATGtagtatgaacacaagctgcCGTGTGGACGATCGTCCCCAGCCTGAAAGCGCGTGAGGAAAAACAAAGCATTGAACTAGGCTTTAGGGTTTGCGCTGATGAAGGCTGGCCTCCTATGTTACCTCACCTGGCGATCTGTGGGTGGGACAGTGTCTCCACGTCAGAGCTGCTGAGATTCTGCAGAGAGATTTCGTTATTTAGACTACTGTCAGGCAgcatgggggagggagggagtggtATTTTCCTCCCATTTTCCTTCCTTTTTACTTCATTCTAAATACAGCACTGTGTTAAATATTTCCCCCTAAAGAGAACCACCTTTGGGTGACCATTATAGTGATACCAGGGCTGTCAGCCTTTCCAATAAGTAATAAAAGCTAAAGGTAATGATCCTTAACTCGAATGATCTGCAGAACCTCAGAGTCAAGGTTGCTCATCCTATTATATAAAGCTGAGTCTGTACTCATTATAACGATGCTAAATAAGAATTATGGAAATGCTTCTAGCAAGGTACTAGCTTAACTACAGGAAACAATGCTGGTGGAAGCTTTAATGTAAACCTGCGAAGAGCAGTTAAAACGTGCTTTTCTGGGCTTGGCTCTGATGTATGCTATAGCACGTGGCACGGCATGAAACGGGGCGAGCTCACAGGACGAGAGGGGGGCTGCTCGGGGGGCAGCTTAGCAGGAGGTCTGAAGGTGGGTCTGGGCAGCTTGGGGGAAGGGCAGCTGGTCTTTGgaggcaggggtgggggtgtaAGGTCAGGCTGCTGCTGGGCAGAGAGGGACAGCTGTGAAAAGAGATGGAAAGAATGAACAAAGGTGTGGAATGGAGAGGTATCATGGTATCCTGACTTTGGTGTAGAAGAACATGGCTAGCACAGCCTCAATTGGGAACATGTCCTTAGAAAACACCAAGAGCACCCTTTTCATGGAGGCCAGCTGCTGCATCACTAGTGCCACGTCTTCCAGATCATCTTCGCTGTTGTCGGTATCCTCCTCATCAACTTTGTCCGGCAGGAAGGGCTCTACCACGACAGACTCTGTCCCTCTGATGTCACACCGGCAGTATGGGCAGGTGTGGCCGTCGGATCTCTGTGTGAAGGAGAGGTTCTGAGGACCCGATTCAGCTGAGCAGAACCAGTCAATGTCACCGGTAATGTTGATGCAAAAAAAAGAGTACAGCCACGGTTCTTCACACTGTTCATTTTATAAACTAACAGATTAATGAGTGGCAAATCGGATTCTGACCTTGACTCTTCCAGTCTTCACATTTTACCTTTCGTAGACATGTATTTGTAGAAAGATATTTCACTTTATTTCATACAAATAATCCCCCAATCCCACATGTAATTTTGagcatttattatatatattttagccCCAGAAATGTTACTTGTATATGTAAGATTATTTAACTTAATGACTTACTGACATTAAATAAGGCCAATCAATAAGGCTTATATGAACAAattgaaataaatatatatccatccatccatccattatctataccgcttaatccatctgggtcacgggggaaataaatatataattatttatgaatattaatattcatataaaTCAATTAAAATTTTTACTGTAATGTGTGGAATTTAATTACAAGCTAATATTACAAGCTATTGGCTACATCAATCCATCACTCACAGTCTCCATCTTTGATATGTGACATACAAACTGTAACCAAACCCAATCATGCCTGGATGAAGACCACAAAAATATACTGTAAACTGGGAAAGAATAGTGAGGTTATGGCACCTGCTTTTCAGCCCCTCTGGTGACACCAACATGCTGACTGAAGTTTATTAGAAAGTGCAGGTACCATAATAGCTGCAAAAAACACAGCAGAGGATGCCATAGCCAGCGAGGTGTGGCAGAGTCAGGGGAGGCTGGGAAATGGTGCAGCAGACACAGACTGGTCTGGCCAGATGCTGGGGATGGTGACCATACCTGCCAGCTGCTGAGGCAGGGTTGGCACAGCAGGTGTCCACATGGCTGGATGCGAATGTCTTTGTCTCGCTCGGCACAGATCTTACACAGCTGGAAGGTGCTGCCGATCTCACAATAGAGCTCATACTGCTCCTGTTAgggtctcacacacacacacacacacacacacacacacacatgcacacagacacatacaagTGTGCGCCCATCAGATGGACTCTTTAGGTTACCGGCAAAACATCGGAAACTGCTCACACACAAATGACTTCCGTTTGAGGTGTACAGGaacagtgtttttttccatACACATAACTGTCACTATGTGAAAAAGAAATGCTACGTTACCGGGCTGACTCTGACTTTGCCCTTGTAAGTCGGCTCGCACAGACTGGTTAGGTCAGGGTTGTTGTCTCTACCATCTGGGAACAGATAGCTGAAACCACAAAGCACACCGTGTCACATTCAAACATGCAGACAATACTTAGCTGCCATCCCGCCCACGCCCACACACAAGTGCCCCAACTCAGACCTTTAGAAGCTATTATTCACTCTCCATGCCAAGTCTTCTATATTAAGAAAAGCATCATAGACTGCATCTATATCAATATGTGTACAAATGCACGCACTAGCCTTCTTGGTAACCCTTGACGAGAGCCTGGAACAGAGGAATGTCCTGGGGAATGGTCTGCACAATGGCGCCATCCTTGGTCACATGACCGATGGCCCATTGGCCCATGTGGGTGCAACTCAGGCGGAAGATGTAGCTAATGGAAAATAAAGATAAAGCAGGTTCTGGTTATGCATCTTGTCAACCTGAAGCTTGTTAGATGACACTGCACAGCGGTCTGTTGATCTGTATGTCTGCTGGGTAGTTTAGCCAAGATAACACAAGACATGGTGCTTAGCCTGTGGCTAGATAATGTGCATAATCATTGATGTGTCTGCACATGCATTACGTATATATACAGCTctagaaaaaattaagagaccacagcaacatttttagtTACACTTATTTCTGATGATGaactatacattttttttgcatcttccctgtttctcattgatgaagggcttcttccttgctttataggTCTTCAAGGGCTAGCAGGCCTAACTCTCCTTGCCGCACaattcacaccacttaatgttcccattctttttaaaggtcacttgaggtcattcTCTGATTTATGAGGTACAGTTGGAGGTgctgacagtcatctctggcattacaAAGTTGCTtatgccctctacctggctggtttttggtcattgcaagtgtttcctgctttgttcttgtgtactgctgtcttagaaactttgaacctggaagcaacctgcctctcagtgtagccttctgccagcagaaccagggtTAAACCAggattgcatgttttttttttttttttttaaaagagtgGTCTCTTATTTTTTCCAGAGGTGTACATAAGGTGTCATGCCTTGTTTTCTGCTCCCTGCTGTGCTCCTCACCTGCCAGGCTGATGGGTGTAGTTTTCCAGGCGGGACCGGACCTGGTCATAGGTGAGGAAAGCCATGAACCCAGGGTGGGTGACTGCCAAATGGTTCCAATTCCTTAGCAGGGATGACCATGGCTAAGAAGGAGAGAGATAGGCCAGCAGAAATGACAAAGGACCTTGCGGTTCAGTCCATGTGGCCAAAGGCAGCGACAGACCGCCAGGCTTGTGACCCAAATTTCATAGTAGCCGAACGATAATCCTGCTGCAGTACCTGGAAGAGCCTAGTGAAAATGTCAAATTCAAAGATGGAGACGTGGTCATTGCAGGTGATGTCCACCGTGGACCTTAGGGCCATGGCCTCCATGCCCTCCTCGAAAGCATGAACCTTGCGAAGCTGCTCCTTGAAACTGTTCCACTGTATGATACACCTGAGGATGAGAGAAATGAGCTTAATACAGGCTGCTGTAGCTCTTTTTTGATGATTTTTTACCAGCAATATCACATCATGCTATTAATATTATGTGTTGCCTACATAAAGATACACCTGAAGTGTAGTCGAGGGAAATGTTAAATTAACGGGCTAACTTCGTGGATTAAACGTTCTTTACAAGACACAGAAGTTGCTGTTAGGAGGTTGTCAATCTACGGCACTAACAAAGAGGGTGATAAACGCTTCATTAATGGAGTACAACAAATGTAGTCAGATTTGTCTTGTTCCCCTTACAAAGTCCCCAGCTGCGGGGGttaattttcatttcctttcTAATCACACATCGTTTATATGACCCtgcctccatccatcttccacgcTTTCACAATTCCTTCTGTTTATTTTACCGATTCCGACCTCTCCACAGCGCTCACCTCTCTCCAAATGCTTTCCTCCAGAATTCCCCGGCTTCTGTTTTAGTCAGCCTGTATGTGTCCCCCTGAAAATGTCccctgggaaacactgcctgcAGTTCATGCAGCATGTGGCTGAACAGCAGAGAAATCTTCGTCAGGCTTCTCCTGGGAAATTgaagaaagaaaacagaaagacAGAGTGTTGGCTGCCAGCTCAGTAAAGCAAATCTCCATGTCAATTACAAACAGAAAATAATATTCTGTGCTTATTTAATTGTTAAACTTCAAGACTGAAGATTCAGTTTATTCTTTATCTTAAATCTTGCTTTTTTCCTGATcagaaatgtataaaatgtacagaattacagacACAAACTCAGTTAAAAGCTGCCTGTAAtattcagttcagtttatttttgcATCGCGCCTTTCACATTCAGACACCCTGAGGCAGCTGACAATAATATGTGGCAATCCATGATTACGTTGTTTATACAAAATGGTGCctgaaacagggaaaagggaagaGGGAAAGAAGGAATTCCAtaagacaatggaggagaggaacaaaAACACCATgaataagca from Paramormyrops kingsleyae isolate MSU_618 chromosome 9, PKINGS_0.4, whole genome shotgun sequence carries:
- the LOC111854833 gene encoding trypsin-like yields the protein MRLLVLFVCVGAAGAVPREDGRIIGGYECIPNSRPWMASLNYGYHFCGAVLINDQWLLSVAHCWYNPYAMQIMLGEHDLRVFEGTEQLMKTDTIIWHPSYDYQTLDYDIMMIKLFHPVTITDSVMPISLPVGCLYAGAMCSVSGWGDNNSEAATSLQCLDLPIVDNKDCQNSYPGMITRNMLCAGFMDGGRDACSGDSGSPLVCFGEVHGLVSWGQGCAQPGYPGVYTKVCEFLPWIKNTMEGN
- the cblc gene encoding E3 ubiquitin-protein ligase CBL-C, giving the protein MAAARSWWGIGQSPRPDLARSSTTTLTAADSRLLDKTLKRLGKLETLSTNPRLALKNSPPFLPDLVSQTANQLSGVWAPYRGPATSETSGYVPRGDEAEYLRVHIRHLLTKTERAILLFKEGKEKIFEENSSYRRSLTKISLLFSHMLHELQAVFPRGHFQGDTYRLTKTEAGEFWRKAFGERCIIQWNSFKEQLRKVHAFEEGMEAMALRSTVDITCNDHVSIFEFDIFTRLFQPWSSLLRNWNHLAVTHPGFMAFLTYDQVRSRLENYTHQPGSYIFRLSCTHMGQWAIGHVTKDGAIVQTIPQDIPLFQALVKGYQEGYYLFPDGRDNNPDLTSLCEPTYKGKVRVSPEQYELYCEIGSTFQLCKICAERDKDIRIQPCGHLLCQPCLSSWQRSDGHTCPYCRCDIRGTESVVVEPFLPDKVDEEDTDNSEDDLEDVALVMQQLASMKRLSLSAQQQPDLTPPPLPPKTSCPSPKLPRPTFRPPAKLPPEQPPSRPNLSSSDVETLSHPQIARCVSDDSCSSEEDTIWGPPPILRVSSCGEESSPASNRPSSSQSGRTIGGALWMGSSVVGQEREKRPKDRREMERTMSS